The Vigna unguiculata cultivar IT97K-499-35 unplaced genomic scaffold, ASM411807v1 contig_103, whole genome shotgun sequence genome contains the following window.
gaaattttaggaagtttcggttatttttattttttcattcataatattattattaataatatgattactaatagtgattaaattaataaataaaattgtgtataaattatatatatatatatatatatatatatatattacaataattaattatttaatttaataactaattatacaattgtataaatatttgtatataaatactaataatatgattttatacgatcaaattcatgttttaaaatattaatttaattttttacagtttcaaaatattttgtataaaattcattctaaaatttattttttaggacgaaaaatttatttgttaagagaataagagatcaaaaaattataataattataaaaataaataaatgagattaaataaatatttaaagtaaaagacaaaatggtttaaaatttatttaattaaaatatattagatatatgtcgttaaatattataagatattgttaaaagatgttaaatatttttaagtgaccactaattatttaaaaagtatttatttagaaagctATTATAAGACACGTAattgtttagtaatttaaaagatttattttatttaaatgatgttttaggatatgaaagataagagattattttgaaggatatataaagtaattattgcactataaatgagttataaatgatgattatttgttaaatggatttattgaaaagatatattgttacgtgggtgatatggttatatacatgagatttaaaaagatttcctaagaaatagaaaaagaaaggtaggaaaatatgtataagatattttagagttattaaaAAGACAACATAAATGCACACCTCTAGTGTAAGGCCTAATTATATCTGCCCATCTTATTGTAGAGGCTGCCCAATCTTTTGGGCCTAAATGGGGTTGGCCCAATTCAATTTCTGACCTAAGAtaccctaaaaccctaacttgTAACTACTCTTCGTAAAACAGATCCCACACATCTCTTAGAGCAGCTGTCGtcatcctctgctagggtttggagtcgTCATAGCTTAGCAAGCTCAGCCTCATTCTTCCGTTCTGTGTAAGTCCCTCCCAACTCAAGCTCtatgtttattttgattcttccgTATGTTCTCAGTTAGAGCTTTCTAATGAGCTCATTTTTGGAACTTGTCCCACTGTTTTTCAGCTCGCGAAACTGTCCCATGAGCTATTGTCCCTCACTGTTCGAGTATCAAAGCCTTAGCTAAcgtttccaggtacgggaagtgaGGGTTCGAGTTTAAGTTATGTTTTTATGCATGTTCTTGAGCTTGTGAATTGTTTGTATGGGTTAATCATTGTTCTTGGGACGTGAAATGCTTTGTATGATTGGCTGGGGTTGAAAGATCCATCTGCTGCAGGTGAGACCAGGGCAagaactgataatctcgcccaggcgagtcggactaacctaagcgagtctggcggaggctcgcccaagTCCTTTTTCGTGAAAGGTCGCCCAAGCGACCAACTCattattttgagcgagcgaaccactcgcccaggcgagaggggtctcgcctaagcaagatcgCGCGTTGGTTCCTGTTTCCTTTTCGAGCCcccgcctaggcgaagggggctcgcctgagcgagactgtctcACCTGAgtgagacccttcagcctgagcgagggattgggcgagaTAGTGCATGGTTTGGTTGTTTGGTTATCCTtgaatgatttgtaattgtttgggtatgcttgatatgttgagatatatatatatatatatatatatatatatatatttatatatatatatatgtatatgtatatatgtatacatatatatatgtatatatatacatatatgtatatatatacatatatgtatatatatacatatatatatatatacatatatgtatatatatacatatatgtatatatatacatatatatatatataatggattgcCATGTATGTGTGACATAAttcatgaatggaatgatggatatcgtggaagcttggcatgtgaaattaatgagtgagttGGAATTAATGTGACATAGTATTGATATAAGATGAGGcctgatagaggtcgtaccccaccaaattaaaacatattaaatgcagtatctgaaagtgaaccaagtcgtcttccaacgaccaatattttcattcaaagcttcaatttgtAGACGAACACAACAATACAACACAAAGGGGGCGGGGGTTGGCAGACAAATTCAGAATTCTAATCAACAGATTAATTGAATGCAAAGAGTgattaaaaccgtattgacatcctaGATTGAAACCCAAATTCatttatcataggccaccaaattaacacctctgccttctctcaatccactagataataatctactaagcgaaaattacaatctagcttcattatgcaattaagcaaagcacacatccttaaattcgtgacaaccaagttacataaattaagcatgaacataacttaaccaaaaaacatgcaattactctgtaaattaagcacaaACAGATTCATCACAATGCATTCCCGAATTAGAACAAAGAGatatggcagatttcacaagtaagcacaacctcaaagcttcattgcattttttatcaaggagtcaataaacgaaattagctagacatggaaatgagcaatTAGACACCACAATTCTggaatcacaaaaacagaatcaaaaacCTCTAacttatgaaatatgaaaaacgcaaattaagagcaaaaagagagatttcaaagcttcaatggaatgcaaaacggtgctatcatatataaatgcgaaaaccgcATTAATGGGTGCTGTTCCAAGtgtataaaacccacaaaacgaactgcgcaagcaagaaaacgaattcaaaacgtaaaatcctcaatgggtgctgttaaatatgcataaaaacggtaaaaatgagccaaaaatgtgaaaaaccgcaaggggcacgtccatggaagcttgaagaacgaaaatggaggttttgaagagaggttgaagatgatggaccGGCTGGTCTTCCCCATGCAGACCAaatttcgtggtcatatcacccctgccactcagaattacgaaactgccattatgagctgcagaattacaaaaatgccactctgggcctcaaatgttgacccattgactttgctgacatggaaatgatgtggaaatgacatggaaatgatgtggaaatgatgtggcgactctcttcaactgaatattgacgtccaagctccaaattgcttcacccaaatacctaaaaataattaaaaacaaaaattaggccaaataatgtgaaattagtccaaattcggaacagtggcccaataaagcccaatagatgaaaaacactctaaagatgaacaattaagcattaatcaactgtctaatgggtacccAAAGGGTAGTGGAATGGAAGataataatgactcatcaaggCCCTATACTCATGGGGTGGTATTGACTAGTGGTATGGGTTCAACATGTGATACGAATGAGGTGTTATTTTTCAGAGGTTGACATGGAATTGTAAGCATGATTGGTATTctcttattgttgatttatgattGTTGGGTCCATGTCAATGTGTAATTATGTGGAGTCTCTAGGTTAGGCCTCCAAGGTTGCgcttcaatggtcgggacgtaattccatggcccttgttagtgggtgtccatggtggtgccccatctgtataactaggtaagtattcaaggtaaggttgcatcctgacactctaaggagtcagttagtctcacctagagcggactgaatcctgtggtgagagtagcaggaggccggaaattcactaagggctaaccttgtggtgagtgaaaattgatccatcataacacttgtaacacatagctcgggggtgagcagaggtatcgaccacaagtgcaagcatccgctgaatccgaccaagttatacgtatcccgATGAGTCGAGCcgagtcgtagtgtatcgaTTGAAAATTCATAACctgcttggttgttgtatggatattggatggtgaaagtatatttgactatatgatgaaaatgttgttggctctagcttaccctgtttgttgtatggttgtcttgtatgtagctcttctttcttgcgatgatcatcaatttgattgatgggagcagatgggtgAGGTTCTCGTGGTTAGCAAGGAAATGGTGATTCCATTGCTTAGCCATCTAGGCTGgactttatgtttcttttcttcatggGTTTTCTTTAGAGCTACGACCCATGTATTGCTCTATGCTTTACTATTCTACTCTCattttgttagacttttatctggttttcgttggcatcgtggtgtgcccaatTTGTAGGGGTTTtgttaaggaccccaggactactctacattactattttgtgtgacgtgtcttttaatttcgcttaataattaaatgggacgttacatttatggtatcagagtggtcattccttaggtctgtggacttggatgtccgcttagctttctctgtgccTTCTGAGTGtttttagttaaattcttgccttATTCGAGCCTAACCAAATGATTTTATGTGTGCcagtgaactatggcacctcctcgtaggacttcACAATCGTCCCAAGGTGACTTGCCCGATATCGCCAGggcaatagaggcgatggtgGCTGCCATGACGCAGCAAAGCACAGCGATAATGCAACAACATGAGGCAGCGATGCAGCGACAGGCGGTGTCACTTAAGCAACAACAggcagtgatgcagcagatggaggttGCACGTGTGGCTGCCGAGGATGCACAtaggcagcatatggaggccctccacCAGCTGGAAGAGAAAGGCGACTGCCCCTGTGTTTAGCCCGGAGCCACCACCACCAGTTAGGGAGTAGAGTCCGTAAGACTTCCTGAAACACCATCCCGTGAAGTGCAACGGGAAGACGAGCCCTGACGCAGCAGACCAGTGGCTGAAGGATCTAGAGAGGATCTTTGATGCAAAACCATGCTCAGCGGAGAATAGGTTAGCTGTCACAATATACATGCTCACCGCGGAGGCTGACCACTGGTGGACCAGTTCcaaatccatcatggaggagagagGCGAGCCGGTGACATGGGAGGCCTTTAGGGGGAAATTCCTCCCGGAATATTTCCCAAACAGCATTGGATATggcaaggaggtggaattcctccaactgacccagggagggaagacgaTGACCGActatgctgagaagttcaagcacctCAGTCGCTTTTGTACCTTGTCGTTggatgaggagtggagatgccgaAAATTCGAGAACGACATCAGGGGagatattcgcttgatggtagcACCCTTATCCTTTAAGGATTTTTCCgctctggtggagaaggccaCGGTGATGGAGAAGACGAAGAATGAGGTAGAGGGTCAGCGGCCCCAACAGCCtcagaggattggtggaccatTTGGGTCCAAGCCCGGACACGACGAGCGGAGGAAACCATATGATAGACCTCCCCATCAGCCTCAGGGGTCTAGAGGTCTTCCTCCCCAACAGGGTTGAGTGCAGTGTTACATATGTGGGGGCCCACACTTGAGGAGCGCTTGCCCTTGCATGGAGGGTTACCGCAGATGCAACAACTATGGCAAGGAGGGCCACTTCGGGAAGGATTGTCCCACTATTGCTAGGGCAGCGgcacgccctccagttcagactccTCACCAGCACCAGCGGAGAGATAAAGGCAACAAGCCTCAGGCGACGGGGAGAGTCTATGCCATGACCAGAGCAGAGGCGacaggttcaggtaacctcgTTATGCgttattgtgtgatttctgGGATTAGATGCTGCGTGTTATATGATTCTAGAGCAACACACTCCTTTTTGTCATATGCTTGTGTGAAAaagttgggtctgccggtgtgtgaGCTATAGTGTGAACTTGTGCTATCTACTTCGgcatcgggtttggtcaggacgtcttccttgtgtgctaggtgtccTGTGGAGGTGGAAGGACGCAAATATAGGGTGAATCTGATATGTCTGCCTCTCTAAGAGTTGGAAGTGATCCTAGGGATGGATTGACTCTCTACCAACCGCATCTTTATAGACTGTCGGgagaagaggttgttgtttcccgaTTCAGAGGAGCTCGAGTTAGTGTCTCCTTAGGGggtggtgagggagattcagACTGGCGCGCAATGCTTCATAATCTTCGCCCGTATGGAAGTGGAGGAGAGAGAGGGACCATCAATTATACCTGTGGTGCATGAGTTTGAGGACGTGTATCCACATGAAGTACCTGGGTTACCTCCTAGTAgggaggtggagttctctattgacctaGTACCGGGGATAAGTCCGATATCGATGGCTCCATACCGCATGGCTCCGGCGAAGTTGGTGGAACTTAAGAAACAGATAAAGATACTAATGGCGAAGCAGTTTATCCGGCCCAACACTTCGccgtggggagcaccagtgtagctggtaaagaagaaggatgagaGTTCACgcttgtgtgtggactacaggcaactaaacaagatgacgatcaagaataagtatccgctcccgagaattgatgacttgatggatcagctgcATGGGTCGTCAGTATTCTCGAAGATAGACCTGCGGtcgggataccatcagattttggtaaaggctgatgatttGTAGAAGACGACCTTCTGATCCTGGTATGGACACTATGAgtacatggttatgccttttggtgtgaccaatgcgccagcagtgttcatggactacatgaaccagATTTTCAGACCcttcttagataagtttgtcgtagtcttcatagacgacatccttatctattctaagattcaggaggagcatgcagaacacctgaggttggtgcttggtgttctgAGAGAGAAacagttgtatgccaagttgtccaagtgcgaattctggatggatgaggttcagtttttggggcatgtgatatccgccaaggggattgcagtggacccaATGAAGGTTGAGGCAGTGGTAtagtgggaaagtcctaagtcggccacagagatcaggagctttgtggggttagcgggctgctataggaggttcatagagggattctccaaaatAGTGGCACCTTTGACACTgcttactcggaaggaccaacccttcacttggacaGATAAGTTCGAGGAAAGTTTCCAGGAGTTGAAGAGAAGATTGACTAGCGTTCCAATATTAGTGATCCCGGATGTCGGGAGGCCGTTCGAGGTCTACTGTGACGCCTCCCACCTCGGACTTGGTTGCATTTTGATGCAGGAGAAGAAGGCTGTGGCATATGCCTCGAGACAactcaaggtgcatgagaggaactaccccactcatgacttggagttggcggCGATAGTCtttgccttgaagatttggaggcattatctttatggtgctcagtttcatGTGTTCAACGAccacaaaagtttaaagtacttgtttgaccagaaggagctgaacatgaggtcgaggaggtggatggagttcctgaaagattatgacttcgagctcctatatcatccggggaaggcaaatgtggtggaagatgctctgagtaggaaAACTGTACATAcggcacatctcatgataaaagaggtagaaTTGCTGGAGAAGTTCAGGGACATGAGGCTACAAGTGGAGTTGGGGTCTGAGTCCATTAAGTGTactacccttactatatctagtgacttcttgagcTCAGTGAGAGAGAGGCAGTTATTAGATGCCAGCCTAAACAGAGTCAGAGAACAGCTTGGGTCAGATGAGACTAGAGATTTCACTTTGGGTAATGATGATATCTTGAGGTTCCAGGGCAGGATCTGTGTACCCAATGATGCTGGGGTAAAGAAGTTAATTCTTAAGGAAggacataagagtcgtcttagtttgcatcccggcatgactaagatgtaccaagatcttaaggagactttctggtggcaagggatgaagaaggatgtggctcaGTTCGTATCAGCATGTTTAacttgtcagaaggcgaaggtggagcaaaAGAGGCCCGGTGCGAACCTACAGCCCTTAGAAATACCAATGTCAATATGGAACAActtctccatggattttgtaacccatttgccacggacttttagaggacttgacaccatctgggtgatagtggaccggttgaccaagagtgcccactttttggcgatgaacttgaggatgtctatggccaagttaGCCCAGTTGTAAATTAAGGAGatcgtgaggttgcatggagtacctttGAGCATAGTTTCTGACAGAGACCCACGGTTTACATCCCGATTCTAGCAAACCTTATAGGAGGCTTTGCggaccaagttgactatgagcttagcttatcaccctcaaaccgatggccagtctgagaggatGGTTCAGTCATTAAAGGATTTGTTGAGgaaagccaaaagcttcaagaattgatccaagatcaatcttcaacaactgcaacacctatgatcatgAAGGaaagagtttccacaagtttccagaaccaaatcgtgctctaaaatgatcaactgaCCTCTCTTTccaaaatcacaacttttatagtcaaactattacgaaattcaataggttgattttcaaatcaatcggttgatttcacttgacttaagctGATACAACAGaaactgaaaacaaaaaacagatgcataaagctgatacaatcagccgactgaaatgaaaaacaaccaactgaaacaaacagaactgaaattgaaaaatcacaaacacaaggatgcaatgcatgatcctaaacaaccaccacactcagtcatcctgagggtcatttctggtctggaatgagtggagcatatcatggatatcatggatttggccatccaatgcattgaacctctcattgcaatagttgtgatgttcatgttgagacacattAAGCTCATGCAACTGGTTcagcaccatcctctcaaaatgtgagtacacagggcctctatcctttggaggattgtagggaatcaagtccatgggtccagtagttggttcttcctcttgatttgcaccacttggaccggcttcatggtcatgtgcaccaccaacaacagcTCCAGCAGCTatccatccatttcccaccttgataaagcccattttgtgcagattttggttagaggtatggttcaatagtccagttgactcctctagcttatcctctacatcaataccaaagtattcaatgaatttagacaccaaaaccataTATGGAAGCCTGAAATCCGTGAGTCTCTTGGCCTTGAGgatgtgatcacgaaacacatagatccaatccacttgaatgttgtgttgaatgcagtacataagtatcaaatctccctcattcaatgttgaatggttgctaccacgtggaacaaggatttttgtgacaatcataccaagtatcctttgatccaccttgagaccaccaacatggaagtgtttgatttcaacaataggatttctcaagcattggccatagtattgcatcttgttgaattctggaacagccccagtttcaccttttctcacttgcacaccccttggtttgagtccaaccacatctttccaagctctcttgttgatctccatttgaacacctttgatgctggacagtaggacatcagttttgaactccaagttggtgaaaaacaccttcaccaagtctggatatattttccctaaaagttcaaggaaggacttcaacttttgatgctttagttgttggaataggctctcaaGGCCTTCAGCTCTTAGCCATGAGAACCTCAGTACCTTAGGAATGTTGATCTGCTTCCtgttcatctcaatgaggaacacttgaatgttgacctcatgatcctcaaaccatgcttcaattctcccatggctttcatgatttggagaccttggagtaggaggagtggagtgctcatcatcagattgggtagctctttgggaacgacgaggcatgatgagtgttggtatggatgtttctaagagatgtatgatgcaaatgcagcaatacaagtgcagtatttataattgaacaaattgattttcagaaacagttgattaaatggtgcagatttttctaattaattcgttttatgttacccaaatcaatttaatgcaaTCCAAAATAGTATCTcgtgcattcatgatgttttcaatgtgtttttatgagagagtcaatcagttcagatcatgtgagctgcatgcacattggaattgtacactagaatgctttttggtcaaacaattcagtaaaagtaacacatggctgatgaaatgggcagttaagagcagatagtacctgacaaaaagatgcttgctttgactgagtcagcttaacaattcaattcgtgagtaaaagcacagtttaagtgaaatcaacacgttgaaaataaaatcagtcgactaaaacaGCATCAAAGTATCAGAGATTACAAACaaaatctggttaagtgaaatcagctgactgattttgaaaatcaatcgattgaaaattgtgaaattgaacttcatttttccaaatttagttttaatgaaatcaacatactgaattatgaaaacaacagatcaaaaatcatagcagatcaatttttcatcatctagtggcagtttaagtgaaataaacatgttgaaatacagaaacaacaggttgacagatcatgaattttgcaaacagaggcagatttaagtgaaatcaacatgttgaaatgcaaaatcaacaagttgactatgacagtttttaatttttgcatactacagcagatttttatgaaaccaatgcatgagtacataagaataacatgctacaaacacatcaaaccacattcttgatgtctaaaatacctagttcagttcttagcttgttaaacctatctctagccaatggttttgtaaataaatctgctaattgattttcagttttaacaaatttgatttcataatctcccttttgaacatgatcacgaatgaaatgatgcctaatctcaatatgcttggttttagaatgttgtattggattcttggttaagttgattgcactattattatcacaatacaaaggtaccttgcttagccttacaccatagtccaaaagttgatgtttcaaccatatgatttgtgcacaaccatgtccagcagcaatatattcagcttcagctgtggaaagtgccacacaagcttgctttttgctattccatgagattagacttgatctaagcaaatggcaagtaccacttgtgcttttcctatccaatttgcaccctgcatagtctgaatctgaaaaaccactaagagatatgttagaatcacatggataccataaaccaacattggttgttcctttgaggtactttagaatcctttttgcagccttaaagtgtgattccttaggatttgcttg
Protein-coding sequences here:
- the LOC114171113 gene encoding uncharacterized protein LOC114171113, with translation MAPPRRTSQSSQGDLPDIARAIEAMVAAMTQQSTAIMQQHEAAMQRQAVSLKQQQAVMQQMEVARVAAEDAHRQHMEALHQLEEKGDCPCCNGKTSPDAADQWLKDLERIFDAKPCSAENRLAVTIYMLTAEADHWWTSSKSIMEERGEPVTWEAFRGKFLPEYFPNSIGYGKEVEFLQLTQGGKTMTDYAEKFKHLSRFCTLSLDEEWRCRKFENDIRGDIRLMVAPLSFKDFSALVEKATVMEKTKNEVEGQRPQQPQRIGGPFGSKPGHDERRKPYDRPPHQPQGSRGLPPQQG